Proteins found in one Frankiaceae bacterium genomic segment:
- a CDS encoding F0F1 ATP synthase subunit gamma, producing MAGKLREVRRRIRSVKSTQKITRAMELIAASRIVKAQARSEAARPYAEEIARVVADLMAAGGGGAELLTTRDTVGTVGVLAVTADRGLAGAYNTNVVRIAEHARREAASAGQNTEVYVYGRKALSYFRYRQVELSGTWTGVSDTPPYTVAKEIGQRLVEDYLSGKVDRVVIAYTEYVNVVTQRPKTVQLLPVVAPERTESDGGGELRADIEFEPGPEAILESLLPRYVESRVFACLLDAAASEHAARRRAMKAATDNADELIKILTRDANRARQAEITTEISEIVGGAEALAEDD from the coding sequence ATGGCCGGCAAGCTCCGCGAGGTACGCCGCCGTATCCGCTCCGTCAAGAGCACGCAGAAGATCACGCGTGCGATGGAGTTGATCGCGGCGTCGCGCATCGTCAAGGCGCAGGCGCGCAGCGAGGCCGCGCGCCCGTACGCCGAGGAGATCGCCCGCGTCGTCGCCGACCTCATGGCGGCCGGCGGTGGCGGTGCCGAGCTGCTCACGACGCGCGACACCGTCGGTACCGTCGGCGTCCTCGCCGTCACCGCCGACCGCGGCCTCGCGGGCGCGTACAACACCAACGTCGTCCGCATCGCCGAGCACGCGCGCCGCGAGGCCGCGTCGGCGGGGCAGAACACCGAGGTGTACGTCTACGGCCGCAAGGCGCTCTCGTACTTCCGCTACCGCCAGGTCGAGCTCAGCGGGACGTGGACGGGCGTGTCCGACACGCCGCCGTACACCGTCGCGAAGGAGATCGGCCAGCGCCTCGTCGAGGACTACCTGTCTGGCAAGGTCGACCGGGTCGTCATCGCGTACACCGAGTACGTCAACGTCGTCACGCAGCGGCCGAAGACCGTGCAGCTGCTGCCCGTCGTGGCTCCCGAGCGTACGGAGTCCGACGGCGGCGGCGAGCTGCGGGCGGACATCGAGTTCGAGCCGGGGCCCGAGGCGATCCTCGAGTCGCTGCTGCCGCGCTACGTCGAGAGCCGGGTCTTCGCCTGCCTCCTCGACGCCGCGGCGTCCGAGCACGCCGCGCGCCGCCGCGCCATGAAGGCCGCGACGGACAACGCCGACGAGCTCATCAAGATCCTGACGCGCGACGCCAACCGCGCGCGCCAGGCCGAAATCACCACCGAGATCTCCGAGATCGTCGGCGGCGCCGAGGCGCTCGCCGAGGACGACTAG
- the atpD gene encoding F0F1 ATP synthase subunit beta: protein MTETLTPPAENAAPELPNGRVVQVIGPVIDVEFPVGSLPEINFMLRLDRTIEGETQTIALEVAQHIGSGVVRTIALKPTDGVQRGQEVVNTGAPIKVPVGAGVLGHVYNALGEPLDTTADQIDASDYWPIHRASPKFEDLEPKAEIFETGIKVIDLLEPYVKGGKIGMFGGAGVGKTVVIQEMIQRVAQQHGGSSVFAGVGERTREGNDLWLEMKESGVLEKTALVFGQMDEPPGVRLRVALSALTMAEYFRDVDRQDVLLFVDNVFRFTQAGSEVSTLLGRMPSAVGYQPTLADEMGILQERITSTRGRSITSLQAIYVPADDLTDPAPATTFAHLDATTVLSRQIAELGIYPAVDPLDSTSRILDPRVIGDEHYNVARRVQGILQRYKDLQDIIAILGMDELPEEDKVIVQRARKIQRFLSQPFFVAEQFTGVKGEYVPLTETVESFKGLCEGEYDHLPEQAFFLVGNIEQAVAKAKGLQG from the coding sequence ATGACCGAGACCCTCACCCCGCCGGCCGAGAACGCCGCGCCCGAGCTCCCCAACGGCCGCGTCGTCCAGGTCATCGGCCCGGTCATCGACGTGGAGTTCCCCGTCGGGTCGCTGCCGGAGATCAACTTCATGTTGCGGCTCGACCGCACCATCGAGGGCGAGACGCAGACCATCGCCCTCGAGGTCGCGCAGCACATCGGCTCGGGCGTCGTACGCACCATCGCCCTGAAGCCGACCGACGGCGTGCAGCGCGGCCAGGAGGTCGTCAACACCGGCGCCCCCATCAAGGTGCCGGTCGGCGCCGGCGTCCTCGGCCACGTCTACAACGCGCTCGGCGAGCCGCTCGACACGACCGCCGACCAGATCGACGCCTCCGACTACTGGCCGATCCACCGCGCGTCGCCGAAGTTCGAGGACCTCGAGCCGAAGGCCGAGATCTTCGAGACCGGCATCAAGGTCATCGACCTGCTCGAGCCGTACGTCAAGGGCGGCAAGATCGGCATGTTCGGCGGTGCCGGCGTCGGCAAGACCGTCGTCATCCAGGAGATGATCCAGCGCGTCGCGCAGCAGCACGGTGGTTCGTCGGTGTTCGCCGGCGTCGGCGAGCGTACCCGCGAGGGCAACGACCTCTGGCTCGAGATGAAGGAGTCGGGCGTCCTCGAGAAGACGGCGCTCGTCTTCGGCCAGATGGACGAGCCGCCGGGTGTCCGCCTGCGTGTCGCGCTGTCCGCGCTGACCATGGCGGAGTACTTCCGCGACGTCGACCGCCAGGACGTTCTGCTCTTCGTCGACAACGTCTTCCGCTTCACCCAGGCGGGCTCCGAGGTGTCGACCCTGCTGGGCCGCATGCCTTCCGCCGTCGGCTACCAGCCGACGCTGGCCGACGAGATGGGCATCCTGCAGGAGCGGATCACCTCGACCCGAGGGCGTTCGATCACCTCGCTGCAGGCCATCTACGTCCCCGCCGACGACCTCACCGACCCGGCGCCGGCGACGACGTTCGCGCACCTCGACGCGACGACCGTTCTCTCGCGCCAGATCGCCGAGCTCGGGATCTACCCGGCCGTCGACCCGCTCGACTCGACCTCGCGCATCCTCGACCCCCGCGTCATCGGCGACGAGCACTACAACGTCGCCCGCCGCGTCCAGGGCATCCTCCAGCGCTACAAGGACCTCCAGGACATCATCGCCATCCTCGGCATGGACGAGCTTCCCGAGGAGGACAAGGTCATCGTCCAGCGGGCGCGCAAGATCCAGCGCTTCCTGTCGCAGCCGTTCTTCGTCGCCGAGCAGTTCACCGGCGTCAAGGGCGAGTACGTCCCGCTGACCGAGACCGTCGAGTCGTTCAAGGGCCTCTGCGAGGGCGAGTACGACCACCTGCCCGAGCAGGCGTTCTTCCTCGTCGGCAACATCGAGCAGGCAGTCGCGAAGGCCAAGGGCCTCCAGGGCTAG
- a CDS encoding sigma-70 family RNA polymerase sigma factor encodes MVAADAAIDLELYRRELTGYCYRMLGSGFDAEDAVQETMLRAWRATDEFEGRSSVRSWLYRIATNVCLDMLRAGQRRAQPVDLGAPWSADTPLPGAMPEHAWVSPIADERVLPAEADPAELATLRDSIRLAFVAALQYLPPKQRAVLILREVLRWQAGEVAELLGTSVASVNSALQRARATLDERETTVTKPVADPDLLRRYVEAFEAYDVTTLVSLVSEDADFSMPPFPLWLQGPEDIGKWYVGQGAGCRGSRLLPVSANGTYGFGAYKQAGPDRWEPFALQVVESSGGRLVGLHHFLDPALFAAFGLPAFLTR; translated from the coding sequence ATGGTTGCCGCCGACGCCGCGATCGACCTCGAGCTCTACCGCAGGGAGCTCACCGGCTACTGCTACCGGATGCTCGGGTCGGGCTTCGACGCCGAGGACGCCGTGCAGGAGACGATGCTCCGCGCGTGGCGCGCGACGGACGAGTTCGAGGGCCGCTCGTCGGTCCGTTCCTGGCTCTACCGCATCGCCACGAACGTCTGCCTCGACATGCTGCGCGCCGGGCAGCGCCGCGCGCAGCCGGTGGACCTCGGCGCCCCCTGGTCTGCCGACACGCCGCTCCCCGGCGCGATGCCGGAGCACGCGTGGGTGTCGCCGATCGCTGACGAACGCGTGCTCCCCGCCGAGGCCGACCCGGCCGAGCTGGCGACCCTGCGCGACTCGATCAGGCTCGCGTTCGTCGCGGCACTCCAGTACCTACCGCCGAAGCAGCGCGCCGTGCTCATCCTGCGCGAGGTGCTGCGCTGGCAGGCGGGCGAGGTCGCCGAGCTGCTCGGTACGAGCGTCGCCTCGGTCAACAGCGCCCTTCAACGCGCCCGCGCCACCCTCGACGAGCGCGAGACGACGGTGACGAAGCCGGTCGCCGACCCCGACCTGCTGAGGCGCTACGTCGAGGCGTTCGAGGCGTACGACGTCACGACGCTCGTCTCGCTCGTGTCGGAGGACGCCGACTTCTCGATGCCGCCGTTCCCCCTGTGGCTCCAGGGTCCCGAGGACATCGGCAAGTGGTACGTCGGCCAGGGTGCCGGCTGCCGAGGCTCGCGCCTGCTGCCCGTCAGCGCCAACGGGACGTACGGTTTCGGCGCCTACAAGCAGGCAGGTCCCGACCGCTGGGAGCCGTTCGCGCTCCAGGTCGTCGAGTCATCGGGCGGGCGGCTCGTCGGGCTGCACCACTTCCTCGACCCGGCGCTGTTCGCGGCGTTCGGGCTGCCAGCATTCCTCACCCGCTAG
- a CDS encoding VOC family protein — MARMIFVNLPVKDLDTSKAFFTALGFAIDPVFTNDAAACVVVEKDSIHVMLLTEPFFQSFINDSIADASTSREVLNCLSCASREEVDELLAKAIAAGGKPWKPVMDQGPMYGASFQDPDGHVWELAYMDMEQVLGQS; from the coding sequence ATGGCGCGGATGATCTTCGTGAACCTGCCGGTCAAGGACCTCGACACGTCGAAGGCGTTCTTCACGGCGCTCGGGTTCGCGATCGACCCCGTCTTCACCAACGACGCCGCCGCCTGCGTCGTGGTCGAGAAGGACAGCATCCACGTGATGCTGCTGACGGAGCCGTTCTTCCAGTCGTTCATCAACGACTCCATCGCCGACGCGTCGACGTCGCGCGAGGTGCTCAACTGTCTCTCCTGCGCGAGCCGCGAGGAGGTCGACGAGCTCCTCGCCAAGGCCATCGCCGCGGGCGGCAAGCCGTGGAAGCCGGTGATGGACCAGGGCCCGATGTACGGCGCGTCGTTCCAGGACCCCGACGGGCACGTCTGGGAGCTGGCGTACATGGACATGGAGCAGGTGCTCGGGCAGTCCTAG
- a CDS encoding GNAT family N-acetyltransferase, which yields MSIEDVAEVFYDDAGGVRWVIVKKLRAPAADVAGVALRELSGHRLVTEDDALVDVLVADGGTIQRRGHDYEYDLRAVPSGWAETPAPQGFQLSCDLDPEALAEAHTLANPPGHPDHEPSLDHVEDLRAMVAGKVIGANVPTATWQISSDEDGPCGAVLVSDRRHPLCWVLDVFVHPRHQGRGLGGVLLRRSVAGAAEAGYETLGLVVSDGNPARRAYDAVGFRHLRSGTNVDLP from the coding sequence GTGAGCATCGAGGACGTCGCCGAGGTGTTCTACGACGACGCCGGCGGGGTCCGCTGGGTCATCGTCAAGAAGCTCCGCGCACCGGCCGCCGATGTGGCGGGCGTCGCGCTGCGCGAGCTGTCAGGGCACCGGCTCGTCACCGAGGACGACGCCCTCGTCGACGTGCTCGTCGCCGACGGCGGGACGATCCAGCGGCGCGGGCACGACTACGAGTACGACCTGCGCGCCGTACCCTCCGGATGGGCGGAAACGCCTGCGCCGCAAGGGTTTCAGTTGTCCTGCGACCTCGACCCGGAGGCGCTGGCCGAGGCGCACACGCTCGCCAACCCGCCCGGCCACCCGGACCACGAGCCCAGTCTCGACCACGTCGAGGACCTGCGCGCGATGGTCGCGGGGAAGGTCATCGGCGCGAACGTCCCCACCGCCACCTGGCAGATCTCCTCCGACGAGGACGGCCCGTGCGGCGCCGTCCTCGTGTCGGACCGCAGGCACCCGCTCTGCTGGGTGCTCGACGTGTTCGTGCACCCGCGGCACCAGGGGCGCGGCCTCGGCGGCGTACTGCTGCGGCGCAGCGTCGCGGGAGCCGCCGAAGCCGGCTACGAGACCCTGGGTCTCGTCGTCTCCGACGGCAACCCCGCGCGGCGCGCGTACGACGCGGTCGGCTTCCGGCACCTGCGCTCGGGCACCAACGTCGACCTGCCCTAG
- a CDS encoding F0F1 ATP synthase subunit epsilon, which translates to MATMQVELVSAERRLWSGEAEMVVARTTEGEIGILPGHAPVLGELGSGVLRIIQSPGNEVVAAIHGGFLSVAASGVSVLADIAELGADIELDRAQAAYDRASSSLAHDDDEGAREALARARARLQAAGRPVS; encoded by the coding sequence ATGGCAACGATGCAGGTCGAGCTGGTCTCCGCCGAGCGGCGGCTCTGGTCGGGCGAGGCCGAGATGGTCGTCGCGCGCACCACCGAGGGCGAGATCGGCATCCTGCCGGGCCACGCACCCGTGCTCGGCGAGCTCGGCTCCGGCGTGCTGCGCATCATCCAGTCGCCCGGCAACGAGGTCGTCGCCGCGATCCACGGCGGGTTCCTCTCCGTCGCCGCGTCCGGCGTCTCTGTGCTCGCCGACATCGCCGAGCTCGGCGCCGACATCGAGCTCGACCGGGCCCAGGCGGCGTACGACCGCGCGTCGTCCTCCCTCGCGCACGACGACGACGAGGGCGCCCGCGAGGCGCTGGCCCGCGCCCGCGCGCGGCTGCAGGCGGCCGGCCGCCCCGTCTCGTGA
- a CDS encoding DUF2550 family protein — protein MIFWLVVAAAIGAYLARIVVAKRARKSFCTDECVTLALRLSPGKRGYGWKHGFARRNGNFVEWRAEHKLGAGADLSFDLNNLTVTEHRPVRKGETMLSDLCEYVFALYQGERVEFGVPRTELDAFLAWVEPA, from the coding sequence GTGATCTTCTGGCTCGTCGTCGCGGCCGCGATCGGTGCGTACCTCGCCCGGATCGTCGTCGCCAAGCGGGCCAGGAAGTCGTTCTGCACCGACGAGTGCGTGACGCTCGCGTTGCGGCTCTCGCCCGGTAAGCGCGGCTACGGCTGGAAGCACGGCTTCGCCCGCCGCAACGGCAACTTCGTCGAGTGGCGCGCGGAGCACAAGCTCGGCGCGGGTGCCGACCTGTCGTTCGATCTCAACAACCTGACCGTCACCGAGCACCGCCCCGTCCGCAAGGGCGAGACGATGCTGAGCGACCTCTGCGAGTACGTCTTCGCGCTGTACCAGGGGGAGCGCGTCGAGTTCGGCGTGCCGCGCACCGAGCTCGACGCGTTCCTCGCCTGGGTCGAGCCTGCCTAG
- a CDS encoding cob(I)yrinic acid a,c-diamide adenosyltransferase: MAVHLTRIYTKTGDDGTTALGDMSRVPKTSARIAAFADVDEANAALGVAVTTGNLPEDMRAVLLRVQNDLFDVGADLCTPVAENPEFPPLRVTDDYVTRLEGECDRWNDRLQPLASFILPGGSPGSALLHVARTVVRRAERLVWALMEEEPETTSPTPALYLNRLSDLLFILARVANDDGTADVLWKPGG, from the coding sequence ATGGCCGTGCACCTCACCCGCATCTACACGAAGACCGGCGACGACGGCACCACCGCCCTCGGCGACATGAGCCGCGTACCGAAGACGTCGGCGCGTATCGCGGCGTTCGCCGACGTCGACGAGGCCAACGCCGCCCTCGGCGTCGCGGTCACGACGGGCAACCTCCCCGAGGACATGCGCGCGGTGCTGCTGCGGGTGCAGAACGACCTGTTCGACGTCGGCGCCGACCTCTGCACGCCGGTCGCGGAGAACCCGGAGTTCCCCCCGCTGCGCGTCACCGACGACTACGTCACGCGGCTCGAGGGCGAGTGCGATCGGTGGAACGACCGCCTGCAGCCGCTGGCATCGTTCATCCTGCCCGGCGGGTCGCCGGGGAGTGCGCTGCTGCACGTCGCGCGGACCGTCGTACGCCGCGCGGAACGCCTCGTCTGGGCGCTCATGGAGGAGGAGCCGGAGACGACCAGCCCGACGCCCGCGCTGTACCTCAACCGGCTGTCCGATCTGCTGTTCATCCTCGCGCGGGTCGCGAATGACGACGGCACGGCCGACGTCCTCTGGAAGCCCGGGGGCTAG
- the murA gene encoding UDP-N-acetylglucosamine 1-carboxyvinyltransferase translates to MERFRVAGGARLAGEVHVTGAKNSVLKVMAACLLAEGTSVLRNVPDIGDVPIMGEVLRGLGAEVADDVPEVRVTVPAELGHEADYEHVRRIRGSICVLGPLLARCGRARVALPGGDAIGSRGLDMHVSGLQRLGATFESEHGYLVATAPKLRGDTIWLDFPSVGATENILMAAVLADGTTVIDNAAREPEIVDLCEMLVAMGARVGGIGSSTLEIEGVNELSPTTHDTVADRIVAGTFAIGAVMTRGDVTVRDARADHLRLPLDKLVQCGADVELLPDGFRVSMDRRPAAADVVTLPYPGFPTDLQPLAIALLAISEGAAFVTENIFEGRFMFIDELVRLGADVRTDGHHAVVRGKERLSGAPVRATDIRAGAGLVMAGLVAEGVTEVADVFHVDRGYPAFVEQLASLGADVTRVDGRGLLG, encoded by the coding sequence ATGGAGCGTTTCCGCGTCGCCGGTGGTGCCCGCCTCGCCGGCGAGGTGCACGTCACCGGCGCCAAGAACTCCGTGCTCAAGGTGATGGCCGCGTGCCTGCTCGCCGAGGGCACGTCGGTGCTGCGCAACGTCCCCGACATCGGCGACGTGCCGATCATGGGCGAGGTGCTGCGCGGGCTCGGCGCGGAGGTCGCGGACGACGTTCCCGAGGTCCGCGTCACGGTGCCGGCCGAGCTCGGGCACGAGGCCGACTACGAGCACGTACGCCGCATCCGCGGCTCCATCTGCGTCCTCGGCCCGCTGCTGGCCCGCTGCGGCCGCGCTCGCGTCGCGCTGCCCGGCGGCGACGCGATCGGCTCGCGCGGCCTCGACATGCACGTGAGCGGCCTGCAGCGTCTCGGGGCGACGTTCGAGAGCGAGCACGGCTATCTCGTCGCGACCGCGCCGAAGCTGCGCGGCGACACGATCTGGCTCGACTTCCCGAGCGTCGGCGCGACCGAGAACATCCTCATGGCCGCCGTCCTCGCCGACGGCACGACCGTCATCGACAACGCCGCCCGCGAGCCGGAGATCGTCGACCTCTGCGAGATGCTCGTCGCGATGGGCGCGCGCGTCGGCGGCATCGGCTCCTCGACGCTGGAGATCGAGGGCGTCAACGAGCTCTCGCCGACGACGCACGACACCGTGGCCGACCGGATCGTGGCGGGGACGTTCGCGATCGGCGCGGTCATGACGCGGGGCGACGTGACGGTGCGCGACGCGCGCGCCGACCACCTGCGGCTGCCGCTGGACAAGCTCGTGCAGTGCGGCGCCGACGTCGAGCTGCTGCCGGACGGCTTCCGCGTCTCGATGGACCGCCGCCCGGCGGCAGCCGACGTCGTGACGCTGCCGTACCCGGGGTTCCCCACGGACCTCCAGCCGCTCGCGATCGCGCTGCTCGCGATCAGCGAGGGGGCGGCGTTCGTGACGGAGAACATCTTCGAGGGCCGCTTCATGTTCATCGACGAGCTCGTACGTCTCGGTGCCGACGTCCGCACCGACGGCCACCACGCCGTCGTCCGCGGCAAGGAGCGGCTGTCCGGCGCGCCGGTCCGCGCCACCGACATCCGCGCCGGGGCGGGGCTCGTCATGGCCGGTCTCGTCGCGGAGGGCGTGACGGAGGTCGCGGACGTGTTCCACGTCGACCGCGGCTACCCGGCGTTCGTCGAGCAGCTCGCGTCGCTCGGTGCCGACGTGACGCGCGTGGACGGCCGCGGGCTACTCGGCTAG
- a CDS encoding 3-hydroxyacyl-CoA dehydrogenase family protein: MAKRLAVIGAGLMGSGIAQVAAQAGYDVTLRDITDESLARGVKAIEKSYGRFVEKGRMAADDRDAALARITTTTDIEAAAEADIVVEAVFERLDVKTEVFQALDKIARQDAVLATNTSAIPITQIAAVTSRPESVVGTHFFSPVPMMKLCELVRGYKTSDETLAAARTFAEEVGKTCIVVNRDVAGFVTTRLIVALSIEAAKLVESGVASAEGVDVACRLGFGHAMGPLQTMDLTGVDIMVNAARNIYTDTQDEKFHPTEGLLRMVTAGDLGRKTGQGWYPYGGE, from the coding sequence GTGGCGAAGAGACTGGCCGTCATCGGCGCCGGCCTGATGGGCTCCGGCATCGCGCAGGTCGCGGCGCAGGCTGGGTACGACGTGACGTTGCGCGACATCACCGACGAGTCGCTGGCGCGCGGCGTCAAGGCGATCGAGAAGTCGTACGGCAGGTTCGTCGAGAAGGGCCGCATGGCGGCCGACGACCGCGACGCGGCGCTCGCGCGCATCACGACGACGACCGACATCGAGGCCGCGGCCGAGGCGGACATCGTCGTGGAGGCGGTGTTCGAGCGCCTCGACGTCAAGACCGAGGTGTTCCAGGCGCTCGACAAGATCGCGCGCCAGGACGCCGTCCTCGCAACCAACACGAGCGCCATCCCGATCACGCAGATCGCCGCCGTGACGAGCCGGCCCGAGTCGGTCGTCGGCACGCACTTCTTCTCGCCGGTGCCGATGATGAAGCTCTGCGAGCTCGTCCGCGGCTACAAGACGAGCGACGAGACGCTGGCGGCGGCGCGGACGTTCGCGGAGGAGGTCGGCAAGACCTGCATCGTCGTCAACCGCGACGTCGCGGGCTTCGTGACGACCCGGCTCATCGTGGCGTTGAGCATCGAGGCGGCGAAGCTCGTCGAGTCCGGCGTCGCGAGCGCGGAGGGCGTGGACGTCGCGTGCCGGCTCGGCTTCGGGCACGCGATGGGGCCGTTGCAGACGATGGACCTGACGGGCGTCGACATCATGGTCAACGCCGCGCGGAACATCTACACGGACACGCAGGACGAGAAGTTCCACCCGACCGAGGGCCTGCTGCGCATGGTCACGGCCGGGGACCTGGGCCGGAAGACCGGCCAGGGCTGGTACCCGTACGGAGGCGAGTAG
- a CDS encoding SCP2 sterol-binding domain-containing protein, which produces MPVFPSEEWLDEFVEKINGSAEYAAAAATWEGDLVFVYEKEPDKGVDEDVYAWLDLWHGKCRDAARLEGPDDPKAKGAKFTISAPYSRWKSVVKKELDPVKGMMQGKIKVKGDLPTIVRYVNASNVLVDLTTTVDTQFIDEV; this is translated from the coding sequence ATGCCGGTGTTCCCGAGCGAGGAGTGGCTCGACGAGTTCGTCGAGAAGATCAACGGCTCCGCCGAGTACGCCGCCGCGGCCGCCACATGGGAGGGCGACCTCGTCTTCGTGTACGAGAAGGAGCCCGACAAGGGCGTCGACGAGGACGTCTACGCCTGGCTCGACCTGTGGCACGGCAAGTGCCGCGACGCCGCGCGCCTCGAAGGCCCGGACGACCCGAAGGCGAAGGGCGCGAAGTTCACGATCAGCGCGCCGTACAGCCGCTGGAAGTCCGTCGTGAAGAAGGAGCTCGACCCGGTCAAGGGGATGATGCAGGGCAAGATCAAGGTCAAGGGCGACCTGCCGACGATCGTGCGCTACGTCAACGCCTCCAACGTCCTCGTCGACCTCACGACGACGGTCGACACGCAGTTCATCGACGAGGTCTGA
- a CDS encoding DUF2332 domain-containing protein: METVAMYEAFAADESPGCSPTYNALARAVVADDGLLALLETLPERLRQPHLLFGALRWYDAPLTTGWAVEHWPEVRAVLTTRRVQTNEPGRCALLLPALATLPEPLAVVEVGASAGLCLLYDRWAYDYDGTRVGSGPVTLRCSVTGGVPVPARVPEIAWRAGLDLNPLDPRDPDTRRWLECLVWPEHEDRRTTLRGALHVAAQEPPRIVRGDLIRDLPALLDEVPDDLTTVVTHTATLAYVDDAAREAFAGVCRERGVHRLGAEGHGEDFAVWLDGVRLARAHAHGRWLAWL; this comes from the coding sequence GTGGAGACCGTGGCCATGTACGAGGCGTTCGCGGCCGACGAGAGCCCCGGGTGCTCGCCGACGTACAACGCCCTCGCCCGCGCGGTCGTCGCCGACGACGGTCTTCTCGCGCTGCTCGAGACGCTCCCCGAACGCCTCCGCCAGCCGCACCTCCTCTTCGGCGCGCTCCGCTGGTACGACGCTCCGCTGACGACCGGCTGGGCCGTCGAGCACTGGCCGGAGGTACGCGCGGTGCTGACGACGCGGCGCGTGCAGACGAACGAGCCAGGCCGTTGCGCGCTGCTCCTCCCCGCCCTCGCGACGCTGCCCGAGCCGCTCGCAGTCGTCGAGGTCGGCGCCAGCGCAGGGCTCTGCCTGCTGTACGACCGCTGGGCGTACGACTACGACGGCACCCGCGTCGGCTCCGGCCCTGTGACGCTGCGCTGCAGTGTCACCGGCGGCGTGCCCGTCCCCGCCCGGGTGCCGGAGATCGCCTGGCGCGCGGGGCTCGACCTCAACCCGCTCGACCCGCGCGACCCCGACACGCGCCGCTGGCTGGAGTGCCTCGTCTGGCCGGAGCACGAGGACCGCCGCACGACGCTGCGTGGCGCCCTCCACGTCGCCGCGCAGGAGCCGCCGCGCATCGTCCGCGGGGACCTGATCCGCGACCTGCCGGCCCTGCTGGACGAGGTGCCCGACGACCTCACGACGGTGGTGACGCACACGGCCACGCTGGCGTACGTGGACGACGCGGCGAGGGAGGCGTTCGCCGGCGTCTGCCGTGAACGCGGCGTGCACCGGCTCGGCGCCGAGGGCCACGGCGAGGACTTCGCGGTGTGGCTCGACGGCGTACGGCTTGCCAGGGCGCACGCGCACGGCCGCTGGCTGGCGTGGCTCTGA
- a CDS encoding NifU family protein, whose translation MATVSTPDIMDGVTIDAAAVEQALAEIRPHLHGGIELVSVEGDVVRVRMSGECADCSLQQVTLRTGVETVVRARVPSVKTVEAV comes from the coding sequence ATGGCCACGGTCTCCACGCCTGACATCATGGACGGCGTGACGATCGACGCGGCGGCGGTGGAGCAGGCGCTCGCCGAGATCCGCCCGCACCTGCACGGCGGCATCGAGCTGGTGTCCGTCGAGGGCGACGTCGTGCGCGTACGGATGTCCGGCGAGTGCGCCGACTGCTCGCTGCAGCAGGTGACGTTGCGGACCGGTGTCGAGACAGTCGTGCGTGCCCGGGTTCCTTCCGTGAAGACAGTCGAGGCGGTGTGA